Proteins from one Cryptomeria japonica chromosome 4, Sugi_1.0, whole genome shotgun sequence genomic window:
- the LOC131079096 gene encoding replication protein A 70 kDa DNA-binding subunit A-like yields the protein MLTNDSVLILALRNARVGYFNGKVVNITAATLHINPPFLEAEPIILRGNDPLVTPFFSPATTHIDGKYTRMTILSIREHMSVKLETIQTTLLVVLHFVNITDKTFCYAACPLTVNEKPCKKKCTQQVDDSWFCPRCEMTMAESNYSYLLPVKLQDAIGTVWTTAFDDIGTQLIKKTTKELCALENDATTTETPCFVIKKLVSHHYSFTPLVSTDTYNSGSKMKVTINKVSSIDYKSECDALLAEIGCLSTQA from the coding sequence ATGTTAACCAATGATAGTGTTCTTATACTTGCTTTACGTAATGCTCGTGTTGGCTATTTTAATGGCAAGGTTGTAAACATAACAGCTGCAACATTACATATTAATCCACCTTTTCTAGAGGCAGAACCTATAATACTAAGAGGAAATGACCCTTTGGTTACTCCATTTTTTTCTCCAGCAACTACCCACATTGATGGCAAATATACTAGAATGACTATTTTATCAATCCGCGAGCATATGAGTGTTAAACTAGAAACTATTCAAACCACTTTACTAGTTGTTCTACATTTTGTAAACATAACAGATAAAACTTTTTGTTACGCAGCTTGCCCACTAACAGTAAATGAAAAGCCTTGTAAAAAAAAATGCACTCAACAGGTTGATGATTCATGGTTCTGTCCTAGATGTGAAATGACCATGGCAGAGTCCAATTATAGTTACCTTTTACCAGTAAAGTTACAAGATGCAATAGGTACTGTTTGGACCACTGCATTTGATGACATTGGAACTCAATTGATAAAGAAAACTACAAAAGAGCTTTGTGCACTGGAAAATGATGCCACAACAACAGAAACACCTTGCTTTGTGATTAAAAAGCTTGTCTCACATCACTACTCATTCACACCGTTGGTTTCTACTGACACGTACAACTCTGGATCAAAGATGAAAGTCACGATCAACAAAGTCTCCTCTATTGACTATAAATCTGAGTGTGATGCATTACTTGCAGAGATTGGTTGCTTATCTACACAGGCTTAG